In Perognathus longimembris pacificus isolate PPM17 chromosome 3, ASM2315922v1, whole genome shotgun sequence, a single window of DNA contains:
- the LOC125348280 gene encoding 39S ribosomal protein L30, mitochondrial-like has translation MAGILRSVVQIPPGQLQTATKGVESLIGTNWIRHKFTRSRIPDNVFQASPEDHEKYGRDPQHPHKLHIVTRIRSTQRRPYWEKYIIKMLGLQKAHTPQVHKNIPSANAKLKVVKHLIRIKPLKLPQGLPTEENMSNTCLKSTGELVVQWHLKPVKQGAES, from the coding sequence ATGGCGGGGATTTTGCGCTCAGTAGTCCAGATACCCCCAGGCCAACTACAGACTGCAACAAAAGGCGTCGAGTCTCTCATTGGTACAAATTGGATTCGTCATAAATTTACCAGATCAAGAATTCCAGATAACGTGTTTCAGGCTTCACCTGAAGACCATGAAAAGTATGGCAGGGATCCACAGCACCCTCACAAGCTACACATTGTTACTAGAATAAGAAGTACACAAAGACGTCCATATTgggaaaaatatattataaagatGCTTGGATTACAAAAGGCACATACCCCTCAAGTCCACAAGAACATTCCTTCGGCGAATGCAAAATTGAAAGTAGTCAAGCACTTGATAAGAATCAAGCCCCTGAAGCTGCCACAAGGACTTCCAACAGAAGAGAATATGTCCAACACTTGTCTCAAAAGCACAGGGGAGTTAGTAGTGCAGTGGCATCTAAAGCCTGTTAAGCAAGGAGCAGAGTCCTGA
- the Lpar6 gene encoding LOW QUALITY PROTEIN: lysophosphatidic acid receptor 6 (The sequence of the model RefSeq protein was modified relative to this genomic sequence to represent the inferred CDS: inserted 1 base in 1 codon) produces MVSSNSSHCFYDDSFKYTLYGCMFSMVFVXGLISNCVAIYIFICALKVRNETTTYMINLAMSDLLFVFTLPFRIFYFATRNWPFGDLLCKISVMLFYTNMYGSILFLTCISVDRFLAIVYPFKSKTLRTKRNAKIVCVAVWLTVMGGSAPAVFFQSTHSQGNNTSEACFENFPEATWKTYLSRIVIFIEIVGFFIPLILNVTCSSIVLRTLNKPVTLSRSKINKTKVLKMIFVHLVIFCFCFVPYNINLILYSLMRTQAFVNCSVVAAVRTMYPITLCIAVSNCCFDPIVYYFTSDTIQNSIKMKNWSVRRSDSRFSEVQGTENFIQHNLQTLKCKIFDNESTI; encoded by the exons ATGGTAAGCTCTAACAGCTCCCATTGCTTCTACGATGACTCCTTTAAGTACACTTTGTATGGCTGCATGTTCAGCATGGTGTTTG CTGGGTTAATATCCAATTGTGTTGCCATATACATTTTCATCTGTGCCCTTAAAGTACGGAATGAAACGACAACGTACATGATTAACTTAGCAATGTCAGACTTGCTCTTCGTCTTTACTTTGCCCTTCAGGATTTTTTACTTTGCAACACGGAACTGGCCGTTTGGAGATTTGCTTTGTAAGATCTCTGTGATGCTGTTTTATACCAACATGTATGGAAGCATTCTGTTCTTGACGTGTATTAGCGTAGATCGATTTCTGGCGATTGTCTACCCATTTAAGTCAAAGACTCTAAGAACCAAACGAAACGCAAAGATTGTGTGTGTTGCGGTGTGGTTAACTGTGATGGGAGGAAGCGCACCAGCAGTTTTTTTTCAGTCTACCCACTCTCAGGGTAACAATACCTCAGAAGCCTGCTTTGAAAACTTTCCAGAAGCCACGTGGAAAACGTATCTTTCAAGGATTGTAATTTTCATCGAGATAGTAGGATTTTTTATTCCTCTCATTTTGAACGTAACTTGTTCTAGTATAGTGCTAAGAACTTTAAATAAACCGGTGACATTGAGtagaagcaaaataaacaaaactaaggttttaaaaatgatttttgtcCATTTGGTcatattctgtttctgttttgtgcCTTACAAtataaatctgattttatattCCCTTATGAGAACACAAGCATTTGTTAACTGCTCAGTAGTGGCAGCAGTAAGGACAATGTACCCAATCACTCTCTGCATTGCTGTTTCCAACTGCTGCTTTGACCCCATAGTTTACTACTTCACATCGGACACAATTCAGAACTcgataaaaatgaaaaactggTCTGTTAGGAGGAGTGACTCCAGATTCTCTGAAGTTCAAGGCACAGAGAATTTTATTCAACACAACCTGCAGaccttaaaatgtaaaatatttgacAATGAATCTACAATATAA